One Ctenopharyngodon idella isolate HZGC_01 chromosome 9, HZGC01, whole genome shotgun sequence DNA window includes the following coding sequences:
- the LOC127519110 gene encoding gastrula zinc finger protein XlCGF8.2DB-like isoform X1, with translation MPGRSLLDVTDMGPTSATQKLLEKPLRSMRQTIIKMAFIKEESEDIEIEEAFSVKHEETEQQTDLMALKEESQELNNMEEKDEKHDFREKTSTQTEMTSSQKRAQNSSNSYFTCSQCGKSFSQKQKLKVHMRVHTGEKPFTCQQCGKSFTQTQSLKVHMRVHTGEKPFTCQQCGKSFTQTQSLKVHMRIHAGERHFTCKQCGKSFNRKGNLNVHMRIHTRESPFTCQQCGSSFSQKGNLNVHMRIHTGEKPYTCSHCGQSFTHKNTLSSHMKIHTGGKLFVCDQCEKHFKTEKSLRVHRKIHTGEKPVTCDQCGKSFTNKGNLNVHMRLHTGEKPYTCSRCGQSFTIKKSLNTHIKIAHWRKVFVCDQCGKRFSTEMGLGYHMNIHM, from the exons ATGCCTGGCCGATCCTTATTAGATGTTACAGATATGGGGCCGACGTCGGCCACAC aaaaactccTGGAGAAACCACTGAGATCCATGCGACAaactattataaagatggcatttattaaagaggagagtgaagataTAGAGATTGAAGAAGCAttcagtgtgaaacatgaagaaACTGAGCAACAAACAG ACCTGATGGCACTGAAAGAGGAGAGTCAAGAACTGAATAATATGGAAGAAAAAGATGAGAAACATGATTTCAGAGAAAAAACATCCACACAGACTGAAATGACTTCCTCGCAAAAAAGAGCTCAGAACAGTTCTAACAGTTATTTCACCTGcagtcagtgtggaaagagtttcagtcaaaaacaaaaactcaaaGTCCatatgagagttcacactggagagaagcctttcacatgccaacagtgtggaaagagtttcactcaaacACAAAGCCTTAAAGTCCatatgagagttcacactggagagaagcctttcacatgccaacagtgtggaaagagtttcactcaaacacaaagccttaaagtccacatgagaattcacgcTGGAGAGAGACATTTCACCTGCAAgcaatgtggaaaaagtttcaatcgaaaaggaaaccttaatgtccacatgagaattcacactagAGAGAGCccattcacctgccaacagtgtggaagcagtttcagtcaaaaaggaaaccttaatgtccacatgagaattcacactggagaaaagccttacactTGCTCTCATTGTGGACAGAGTTTTACTCATAAAAACACTCTTAGTTCCcacatgaaaattcacactggagGAAAGCTGTTTGTATGTGATCAGTGTGAAAAGCacttcaaaacagaaaaaagccTTAGAGTTCATAGAAAgattcacaccggagagaaaccagtcacatgtgatcagtgtggaaagagttttacaaATAAAGGAAACCTGAATGTCCACATGAgacttcacactggagaaaagccttataCTTGCTCTCGTTGTGGGCAGAGTTTTACAATCAAAAAATCACTTAATACCCACATTAAAATtgcacactggagaaaagtgtttgtatgtgatcagtgtggaaagcgTTTCTCAACAGAAATGGGCCTTGGATATCATATGAACATTCACATGTGA
- the LOC127519110 gene encoding gastrula zinc finger protein XlCGF8.2DB-like isoform X2 gives MRQTIIKMAFIKEESEDIEIEEAFSVKHEETEQQTDLMALKEESQELNNMEEKDEKHDFREKTSTQTEMTSSQKRAQNSSNSYFTCSQCGKSFSQKQKLKVHMRVHTGEKPFTCQQCGKSFTQTQSLKVHMRVHTGEKPFTCQQCGKSFTQTQSLKVHMRIHAGERHFTCKQCGKSFNRKGNLNVHMRIHTRESPFTCQQCGSSFSQKGNLNVHMRIHTGEKPYTCSHCGQSFTHKNTLSSHMKIHTGGKLFVCDQCEKHFKTEKSLRVHRKIHTGEKPVTCDQCGKSFTNKGNLNVHMRLHTGEKPYTCSRCGQSFTIKKSLNTHIKIAHWRKVFVCDQCGKRFSTEMGLGYHMNIHM, from the exons ATGCGACAaactattataaagatggcatttattaaagaggagagtgaagataTAGAGATTGAAGAAGCAttcagtgtgaaacatgaagaaACTGAGCAACAAACAG ACCTGATGGCACTGAAAGAGGAGAGTCAAGAACTGAATAATATGGAAGAAAAAGATGAGAAACATGATTTCAGAGAAAAAACATCCACACAGACTGAAATGACTTCCTCGCAAAAAAGAGCTCAGAACAGTTCTAACAGTTATTTCACCTGcagtcagtgtggaaagagtttcagtcaaaaacaaaaactcaaaGTCCatatgagagttcacactggagagaagcctttcacatgccaacagtgtggaaagagtttcactcaaacACAAAGCCTTAAAGTCCatatgagagttcacactggagagaagcctttcacatgccaacagtgtggaaagagtttcactcaaacacaaagccttaaagtccacatgagaattcacgcTGGAGAGAGACATTTCACCTGCAAgcaatgtggaaaaagtttcaatcgaaaaggaaaccttaatgtccacatgagaattcacactagAGAGAGCccattcacctgccaacagtgtggaagcagtttcagtcaaaaaggaaaccttaatgtccacatgagaattcacactggagaaaagccttacactTGCTCTCATTGTGGACAGAGTTTTACTCATAAAAACACTCTTAGTTCCcacatgaaaattcacactggagGAAAGCTGTTTGTATGTGATCAGTGTGAAAAGCacttcaaaacagaaaaaagccTTAGAGTTCATAGAAAgattcacaccggagagaaaccagtcacatgtgatcagtgtggaaagagttttacaaATAAAGGAAACCTGAATGTCCACATGAgacttcacactggagaaaagccttataCTTGCTCTCGTTGTGGGCAGAGTTTTACAATCAAAAAATCACTTAATACCCACATTAAAATtgcacactggagaaaagtgtttgtatgtgatcagtgtggaaagcgTTTCTCAACAGAAATGGGCCTTGGATATCATATGAACATTCACATGTGA